A window from Candidatus Binatia bacterium encodes these proteins:
- a CDS encoding outer membrane beta-barrel protein — protein MQRFGRVLVAVLALGALGHAARADEPSATEPPPATAPSPGLLMSTLGKAGMAEPLNKAGINLYGYVEGGYMYDFTAPGSHDGPTFIGFNSFRHTAILDKISLNAERTVDPTKKTFDVGFRVEGIYGADAAFIHSNGMMDTQTGRNQWDLLQAYADVTFPALPVRLRVGKWIELAGFEQFSANIYGAFGDPSRALYSYSYQFLYAEPGTQTGALLTYVLNPQWTLDAGFTRGWNQSVSDANDVLDFLGRVTFAPSDKTSIIFVMTEGPEFPAGVGRNLPPEDNSHWWTALDLVVTQKVTDALSLGLGFDYVETPHIPGLTGGAKQWGGVAGYASYAFDPHFTLNTRLEWYEDAANGFSTGAPVSANYYAPTVGVAIKPFPTDNILSGLLFRPEIRYDHADRSVFNSGDQNQWTFNVDALLTF, from the coding sequence ATGCAGAGATTCGGACGTGTGCTGGTGGCGGTGCTGGCTCTGGGGGCGCTGGGGCATGCGGCGCGAGCAGATGAACCATCAGCGACTGAACCGCCGCCTGCGACCGCGCCGTCGCCTGGGCTGTTGATGAGCACTTTGGGCAAGGCGGGAATGGCCGAACCTTTGAATAAGGCCGGGATCAACCTCTACGGCTATGTCGAAGGCGGTTACATGTATGACTTCACCGCGCCGGGCAGTCACGATGGCCCAACCTTCATCGGGTTTAACAGCTTCAGACACACGGCTATCCTTGACAAGATCAGTTTGAATGCCGAGCGCACGGTCGATCCGACCAAGAAGACGTTTGACGTGGGCTTCCGCGTGGAAGGCATCTACGGTGCGGATGCTGCGTTCATCCACTCGAATGGGATGATGGATACGCAGACGGGTCGCAATCAATGGGACCTTCTCCAAGCCTATGCGGACGTGACCTTCCCCGCCTTGCCGGTGCGACTCCGCGTAGGCAAATGGATTGAGCTGGCCGGCTTCGAGCAATTCAGCGCCAACATCTACGGGGCCTTCGGTGATCCGTCCAGGGCACTCTATTCTTATAGTTACCAGTTTCTCTACGCCGAGCCGGGCACGCAGACGGGCGCTTTGCTCACCTACGTGCTGAACCCCCAGTGGACGCTTGACGCCGGCTTCACGCGGGGCTGGAACCAGTCGGTGAGCGACGCCAACGATGTTCTGGACTTCTTGGGCCGCGTGACCTTTGCGCCCAGCGACAAGACGTCCATCATTTTCGTGATGACGGAAGGCCCGGAGTTCCCGGCGGGCGTCGGACGGAATCTCCCTCCCGAAGACAACAGCCACTGGTGGACCGCCTTGGACTTGGTTGTCACCCAGAAGGTCACTGACGCATTGAGCCTCGGCTTGGGCTTTGACTACGTCGAGACTCCGCACATCCCCGGCTTAACGGGCGGGGCCAAGCAGTGGGGCGGTGTGGCGGGCTACGCCAGCTACGCGTTTGATCCGCACTTCACGCTGAACACCCGGCTGGAGTGGTATGAAGACGCCGCCAATGGCTTCTCCACCGGTGCGCCCGTCAGCGCCAACTACTATGCGCCCACGGTGGGCGTGGCCATCAAGCCGTTCCCAACAGACAATATCCTCTCCGGCTTGCTGTTCCGACCGGAAATTCGCTACGACCACGCTGACCGCTCGGTGTTCAACAGCGGCGACCAGAATCAGTGGACGTTCAATGTGGACGCCCTCTTGACCTTCTAA